The following is a genomic window from Solanum stenotomum isolate F172 chromosome 4, ASM1918654v1, whole genome shotgun sequence.
aaaagacatgaaattttatattttttttatagatctgATCATTTATTGATGTGACATTGATATAATGATGACTTGGAGGCGAGTGTAAAACACCTCCTATCATGCGAGTGGCTATATAGGTTTTATGTTGTGTTAAGGATGTGTTTATTacacttaaaaataattcagGGGGTAATATGATTCATGTATAGTTAAGGTGTGTCGATGGGATTTCATGTATAATTGAAGGGATACTTgtgcattttttcttttattaacgatgtccatatttttttaaaaataaaatgataatcttcaaaatattcttaaacattaaaataattgaaatttaaaaaaaaaagaaaaaaaatgtctgAAGAAAAGAcaagaatgaaaaaaagagaaaaataatggaagaaagagaaagaaaatgacaaaGAAATTAACTGAAAAAAAGACGAGAATGAAAGAgcgagaaaagagaaagaagaagaaaatgaaaaaaaaatgactgaAGAAAAGACAAgaataaaagagagagaaaaagaaaatgaagcaaagaaaagaaaaggagagagaaaaaatgaagaatgaaagagagagaaaagagaaagaaaaagcaaatgacgtaaagaaaagaaaatgagagaaaaaatgACTGAAGAAAAGACAAGAATAAAAGATAGAGAAAATGttggaagaaaagagaaagagagaaagaaaatatattaatgaaaGAGAGAATATAAAGAGGAAAtgtcttcttttatttctgGTAACAAAATTAGTGTTATTTTCAGTAAAAGTAGATATTATACTATAATTCGTAATTAatctattatattattatatttatgaaTGACCAACTTATTTTTCATATGGAAGCTCTGATTGAGGTTGGAGTCGTCTCAACACTAGAGCACAATCTATGTTGATATAATCTCTCAGTTATTGTCttgtaatttcctttttaatggtaatattttttattagtaataatttaattataaaattttatttatatttatttaatgaaataatttatcatcatataaacaattaaagagtattttacgatcataaatttttttaaaaaaattgtgtcaaGTTATACAAATTTCAACGGAAAGATTACTACCTGTGTGAAGAGTTTTAGTAAACTCACTTGTTATGGTAAATATTGTTTCACtcttaattagagattttaaGCTCAGATTTTTCTGATTATAGAATTTCTCTCAATGTAATCGAACTCTaatacataaaacaaaaaaaaagaattatagtAGACTTTGACCCTACGACCACCAATTGTTGTTAAAAGGTTTTTGTTTAtgttttctggaaaaaaaatattaattacagAAGAGATTGAGGGGAATGAAAATACACAAGTTCATCGACTTTTAAGGagataaataattttgtaattttattgatattaccggtgaaatttaataatttaatgagaaaaaaatattttgtgacTTCACTAacatgataattttgttttgtaaagctaccaatatttattttgactaatttacTTATGATGAAATTCAAGTTCCCCAATAGTGAGGTCACTTTCATGCGACGAAatcgaaaaaaaatattttgtgactttactaatatgataattttgtttgtaaagctatcaattttattttgactACTTCACTTGATGATGAAAGTTTCCAATTGCGAGGTCACTTTCATGTgacaaatataattttgtgatttcactttcaaaaaaaaaaaaaaaaaaaaaaattaaaaaataaaataaaatatatatatatatatatatatatatatatatatgacattaaACAAGAGATTGTTATTtgccatattttattttaaaataaggataaaatttaaatttattctttttagtGAATCATATATTTTCTAAGTCTAATTGAGGCTCTTATCACACCCCAAagtatttatcaaaaaataaaatttaatcatttttataatatgaagttaataatatatgttataaaactaaagcaaaataagacaagaaatatagaagatgagAGCAATAGAAATAGAGAGACAATAGATGAGAGCTTTACTTATTCTTTTAAGTATTCAAATGTTACAAtatgtatacaatatgaactcttatGCTTCTATTTATAATGTTACATAGAGGCATAccaaaggttagtcataaacataacATTAATCATGAAGATGAtggaggaggttatggaggtgGAAGGTTACAAGAATGATGATCATAAAGGTGGAAGTTATCTAAATAATCGGGGGAACTAATTGAGCTAATTAGTGAtagtaacttcttggtgtagtgAACATCCAcaccataatattttataacactccccttggatgtccatatATAATATTCCTCGTTTAAAACTTATTAGGCAAAAACCTTGTGGGAAAAAATTCTAGTGAAATAAAAAtagtacacatatcttttaatacgctttgaatgttgcttcattaaaaccttactaggaaaccTCAATTGGGATAAAATCATGGTtgaggaaaagagtacaacatGTAATCCNccccccccccccctaataaaaactttacttgatatctcgAAGACGGtgcattccaatcttatatcactacttctcaaatattgatgctggcaatccttagtgaataagtttacaagattatcacttgaacgGGTCTTTGGACGTCTgtctcaccattttgttgaagaccATGTGTGAagaattttggtgaaatatgttttgtcCGATGTGCTTTGATTGTATCCTCCCTTCAATTGAGCTATagattatttttgtatatggtGGCTGGATATCCTTTTCCAAAGGAAAATCACACATTTTCTTAATATGATAGATCATAATTTCAACCAAACACACTCCGACTTACTTCATAGACCAATATtatttatgcatgatttgaagaagtggttactAATATTTGATTCTTTGAATGCCAAGATATTGTTGTGCCTCCATATGTAAACAAATAGTCCATTTGTGATCAAGCTTTAAACGGgtcaaataaatattctgcatctatataatcaaatcatttctgACTCAGAGATTGATCATTTCACTTTTATTGAAGCTCATCTTTTCTTCTCAAAGAAAATCAAACATcttctatgtgttgagtcacttgCTTTGTTAGTTTCTAGGCATAACTTGAATAATAATATGACAATCCCTTCACATAACTTTCAttatgtatatcaaataatcttctaaCATTTGCATAACCACTAATctgtaagtgcaccaattgTAATAACAcatgatattttttaatcattttcatgaGATCGAAAAGATTCTTTCTTTGTGTTTAAGCAATCTCAAATCCATCAGGTACTCAATGGAATTATTTTAAGAcattttaaatccttcaagaattttcatataaccttCATCTTCTAGTTAGACATGATAACCattcattatacatattcaagtattttATCTATTGTCATACTGAAACaagtctcattgcatccaccactAGAGAGtatatctccatttaataatgtcaaAACTTTTGCAAAAACTCTTTATGCCCGAGGCACAAACCACACTTTATATCTTACAGTTATACTTTCACACAATGATTCATTTAATTTGTACCCCATTGACATCATATCCTGATCTATGAGCTATAgttcaaaaacatcacttttctaagtgaaacaaaatatacttgaataatGCATTTTATTTGGCCAATTATTTATCTGTCCACACTATATGAcaaatttgaattcaagatctTCGTAATCATTTATAGCATTgagtgctacttcatatcaaaattATCGTCGACGGTCATTTGACTTGATCCCAATACGACATAACTTATtgagatctcttcatttttcatcatttcaggtacctgaacctttgccaaggttttatgaagtgtttgtTAGCTCATAGTGCTCTTTCAAAGCACttacctcattatcatgaccattttgataatttgctcaTCTCCTTCCTCAATGAATTTTACGTTTGGAATCTATTGGTATATCACGCTTCTGGCGTACCATAGACTCTGTCCTTCAAGGGCTATTTATTGGAGCATTTgcagcttaattaaaatattgggtcaGCAAATATATCTGGTGAattatttgcaatattttgcaaatgaattatctgttgaacttcaagttcacatatttttaacgaggatctagataatttACCCCACACATAATTTTCAGCTGCTAAACACACTCCTCATAATGTTAGGAAATTTAACATTTACACCCAACCTCATGtggggatccatctttgtgCGTGGTGGAGCAATACAATCATATGTACACatatcaaatttttagatgaaaattatttagTTCCTGACCCTGTATCAATTGTGATGGGAGAACTTGTTGGCTTGATGCGtacatgttaaataaactcatctcataccaaattttatttgagagatttgttcttATGACCaatggtctagctataattTGAGGCAAACAATTTCTGCTAAACCAACTAGTATTATCAAACATAATTTTATGGTTTGAAACTGttctcttaatttaacaattcgaGCACCTGGGTCACcataattctttttcaattaagAGTTATCATTGTAAGGAGCGGCTACAAGTGTCACCTCAAAACATTCaaacattttaagaagtctttccACATAATGTTCGTGTGACAACATTATATCATCTTCACTCATTATAACTTGAACTCTCAATATCATATTTACTTCACCCAGATCTTTCGTATCAAAATTAGTAAACAAAAACACTTTGGTACTTTTcacaatatttaaatttataccaaatataagcatgtcatcaacatataaacatattatCACATAATCATTGTCTACCATTTtagtaaaaacacatttatcctcttcaacaaaagaaaatttgcCTCTCAATAAAActtgatctaatttttcataTCACTATTTAGGAGcttgttttagaccataaagagatttaattaggcataatacataaacatgactcttaacttggcttcaacggACAactatgtcctccaactttgagtgtgcacaagtaggcacttaaacttgtataaaattgaacaagtagacacatatgtcctacatgacataatacacgtaaGACTCCATGCAGGACACAAAATTGCCATGTAggatgtcatgtaggacgaatgtgtctatttgttcaattttacacaagtttaagtgcctacttgtgcacacccaaagttaaaggtcatagttatCAACCGacgccaagttaagggtcatgtttatttATAATGccgatttaattaatttacaaactttattttcttgtaatcaTATTATATATGTGTACATTTTAAACGTGTGTATACAATAAGAGCATAAATGAATAGTTTCAATTGAATTCTTTGAACTCGGACTAAATTCTACATATGTAGAATATTAAGGGCAATTTTCTTTACAAATATCCAATTGTAACatacacatacatatatatttttctggAGTGTATATCATTCATAATTGAACTTTAGTTCAATGTGTTACACCCACTAGTCATAAGAACTATGCACTATACAAGTAATACATATATATCTGTCATAAAATTCAAGTGGATTCACTACTTGAAATAAAGCTCAGCAAGTTTCTTGAGAGTTTCGAAAACGCTTGTGAATGGGTTGAATTGAACAGGGCGTCTCAACTCTAAATCAGGAAATTGGTTGTTTAGAGCTTGTTGCATTCCGGACATGGACATCATTGCTGATAGCTGACTGGTAGTCTTTACCTCACAGTCTTGTGGAGTGTCTTTGATTTTGCTCGGATCATATCCGAAACTTGCCAAGTAGTTTTTGTACTTCTCAATAAATTCTGGTCCTGGATTAGGCGTTCTCGAGTATATCTGATTGAGGAGAGAAAAAAGGCATAATCAGTTACTCATTCGATGCTATGTAAATCAAGCAATTTTGAGAGTTGTAAACTACAAATTCAGGCTTCAGTAATATGTGAATAATATCGGATAGCAATTTCATAACAGCAACCTATGAACCAATAAATGAAATGTACCATGAGTTTCCTTTATGGTTCCGGAAAGAAATTTCAAAACTCGCGACCCAACGTGAGTCTCTGCACCTTCTTACACGGTAAAAGAGAAATACTGTGATGAATTCTAGGGAACCAGCCAACCGGCTGCCTCAACGTTCTCCTCAGCAACCCAGCACCCAACTAGCCATTGGCAACTCAGCACTCTCCTGGGTGCCCCAGTGTTCAATTAAGCAATAAGCAGTGACCCAGCATGACTTATTCAAACAGGAGATTGATTATCATAGCTATGATcgaaaagtatattttttgaatGAAGTATATTTCATCACTTCAACGTGCATTAGATGAACACGGCAGAACTTGATTATACACTTAATCGAAATAGAGGGTGTGTTCAGTATGGAGGGGAAAAAATCAAATGTTTTCGACTTTTCTCATGTTGGGTTGGTCGAAATTTTTGAGAACATTTTCTCCAGGAAAACAAGTTCCTTAAAAATGAGTAAAATAACTTCCCCAGAGGAAGTAGGGAAAACAAGTTTCACAGGTGACATTTCACACTAATTGTCTCCTTCCCAGTTCCCACCCTCCAACACACCTCGTCTTCACCccacctaaaaaaaataaaaaaaataatatgcaaatgcttttaggataatatttttttatttatgtaccaaacactagaaaaaaagtaagaaaaccACCTATTTTCATgtaaaacattttcctttgtACTGAACACACCCAGAATGTCATAATGAGTTATGTGGACAGCTTACGCTTCAAAGATTGAAGTTCAAAGTTGTATGTAGTAACAGAAGCTTGGGCCTTCAAAAGCTTCAAGCCTGCCATCACTCTCATGAAGGAAGccttgtaatttttttcttcttcttgtgtaATGTTCAATTGCATCAGATATAGATTTATGCTGTGTTATAACTTATATCGTGCAAAGTTGATATCTTTGCATCTTCTTTTATAATCACAAATGCCTCTTCCAGCATTCTTATAACAATACTAGACATTCAAACACCCAtaggcggatccaggatttgaACGTTACAGGTTCGAGTTTGGGGTCATACCATAAACATTTGATTTACTGGATCTGAAATCTATCATCTCTACTTATTTAGTGCACATCTTAACATATATACAGGGTACGAGCCAAAACTActgggttcggatgaacccatATATAGTTCACTAGATCTGCTCCTGCAAGCACTAACATCAACAAATACATTAATCAATCCTAGTTCACATCATATATCCGTAATTATAAAATGTATCTACTGTTACGCCATCCAGTGTGATACCTGTACAATGTACCCCTTTTACGTAAGCTGTAGGCTATGCTAATGATATCTAAAACATCCCCACATACTAAGTCTTGATACTTAGAAAATGGACCCGATATCAGAAAGTTCGAAGGGAGTGGCTGTATCCATGTCTTCAtacaaaagaaaagtttttctttctaatttgcTCTAGTAAAGAAATGGATCTTGAGCCTAACTCAACTGCAAAAACTAGCTCAAGAGGTGAGGATTGCCCAAACCATATAACGAACCACCTATCCCATAATTGACGGATGTGGGACTTCTTTAACAGCTCCCTATTATGCTATTGCTTAGTTGGGATATTTCATTGATTTAAAGGCATAACAGCACTAAACATTTGATATGTAAGAAACCATCCACATATAACTACTATTGTTATGCCACATTTTGTatcttttgtaatttaaaagctgtacaaaactaaaaagttatCATAATCAGTTGCAATCAGTGCAAAGTTATCATACTGAAAGAATTGATTACCTGAACGAAGCTTTTATCTTTAGCTCCAGAAACCAGTGCGAAGTTATCATAATCAGTTGCAATCACATCATAAGGCTCCTTGGGGATGAACGGCAGTGTAGGAAACCTAAGGTAACACTTTTCCCTAATCATTTCTTGCCTTTCTAGATCAGTCTCATCTTTCTCCTTATCCTCCTCATTAAGGCATTGAACCCTTCCCCTTATGCCTGTAATGTAGCCATCGGGTCCTCCATGAACGCAAAATGTGTCTACTTGGATAGCAGGTGCATTCATATCAACAGTGTAAATGCCCTGAAATAATTTGGAACAAAGACAGATTATGCCAAAAAAGACATCTTCAAGTATTTGTGTCCGAGAATCAGGTAACCCAAAATATCCCCAAAAGACAGCAAATAAAGGCGTGATTTTTCAGGTGTTAACACTCTCAACATTCACCTGTGTGCAGTGGCAATCTTCTTGACCTTGTCCAGCAAATCCACGTTTAAGGGAAGCTACTTCAAACCATCTTCCAGAATACCTGATTGGATCAAAGTCTTTCGCTGTCATGCCTCGCATCATCATCAGCTTTTCACCATCATTTCCCTTCTCCAATGGAAGTGTTGGCATGCTGTCTGCAACATTTGCAAGTTGGAACACACTGTTGTAATGAGGAGGGTCTGCTGCAAAAGCCTACCAATAGAAAGAAGATACGCTTGAAAGTTTAACAAATATTTCTGGAATTTTCTCTTTTAAGTTAATTCGTAACAGAATGCATTCCCAAAAGTCATATTCTTTCCATAAAATTATCTTTGCTTAATATAAAAGCATCATTTTCGACTTATAGCTTTCACAACCATTCTATCAAATCAACCAAATACATATGTGCAGTGCCACTTTTGTCTCTGGAATCAGGAGAAAAAATATAGTAAAGATACTAACCATGTTACTTGGAGAGAGACATAGGATCGATGCCGCAAGACCTGAAATGACATGTTTAACCTCAACCTCACTAAATATAGGACATTCAGTGCAGCAGGCAGACACCACTTTCACAGGCAACCCCCTACAAGGACCGACGAACAATCCTCATTACATGAAGAATGGGAATGTTTTGGAAGGAAAAAAGAATCTTTGGGAAAACATCAGCCATATAAATATAATACGTAAACTAAGCTGGATGCATTACCCTGCTTGGCCAGTTTTAGGTTATTGATTACTGCAGGAAACAAGAGCAAACAAGCAATGCCTTTTGTTGGACTACACCTCAAACACACCAAAAGGTATCAGATAACGAAATATCCTATTGGATATACTTTCTATTCAGAGGTGTAGTTCCATTAAAGGAGGAATTTTCATGTACTGAAATAGGACTAATTTTCACGGTTACCTACTCCTCCCACCAGGACAGGTACCGGATAGCTCTTTCCACTagggaagaatcacctagtataTTTGTCTCCGATgaatttgaacctgagacctcatggttctcaacccacttcattgaccagtAGGCCATGACCGTGGGTGCTTGTATGATGATCAAGAAATTTTCAATCCTTTGACTCTAAGAAGACCTCATTATGATAAACTATTTCTATTAATACGCTTGAGATTTGAGAATGTAATCTAATGCCCATTCTCATGTCATCCTTACTCTTTGTCCAATCAGATCATGGGATCAACTATATGAACAAGCAATATTACTTAGAATGTGGCTGATATAGGAAGACTTAGATTGTTGGTTAAGAAGAATATGTATTTTCCCAAGTACTAAAATTAGCGGATGAGCTATTCACTCATTTCTTATGCATACGGATGTCCACAAAATGGTAtcaaaagaaacaacaaaatttatacTTGAGAAACTAATTAATAGAAGGTTCTTGTTTAGTATCAGAGTTTAAATGGAGAAACATGAtcaggtttaggatttatataACCGACTCCAACTTGGTTGAGACTGAGGCTTATATGGGAAGCTAAAAGTGCTTATTTTAGAAAGTTAGGTATTTGATATCGATTTTAGGGAAAAATAAGTGCTTGAGTAGTAGCTTACACAAACTGCTGCTCAAACATTGGGCAAAACTGattaatcaaacacaaattgctACTATCGAAAAGTACTTTTTTCGAAAAGCATTTCTCCAAACAAGAACATTTTATAAACTTGGTCaaacatactatttaattattgtaaacctaaataaaaaagttcaAACGGACTCACTAAAATCTGACATTCTTCCCTTGGTTATGGCATTTTAGCTTAAAGATTTCGAATTGAAGCTTTCtcttttcctcattttctttCCTTCAACTATATTGGGTCTGATTTCAGTAAAACTTCTTCAGAATTTAGAATTTGCTTTACTTAATTCTGAACAACCACAACCATGAAGGGTACTATTTTAATAGATCACAGCAGTATAATTAGAGAATACAATTGTTGAATTGTTGAGATTTGAGAATGATGAGCCAAAAAAGAGTGGAGATTATACCTGGGTTTTGATGGATACTGTGATTGAACCAAAATTGGAGGTGATTGTTGGGCCACTAAATTGTAGCAAAACATTGTGTTCTTGATGATACAGCAATTTCAGTTCAGCTGTAAGCCAATT
Proteins encoded in this region:
- the LOC125862927 gene encoding chloroplastic lipocalin, with amino-acid sequence MFCYNLVAQQSPPILVQSQYPSKPRGLPVKVVSACCTECPIFSEVEVKHVISGLAASILCLSPSNMAFAADPPHYNSVFQLANVADSMPTLPLEKGNDGEKLMMMRGMTAKDFDPIRYSGRWFEVASLKRGFAGQGQEDCHCTQGIYTVDMNAPAIQVDTFCVHGGPDGYITGIRGRVQCLNEEDKEKDETDLERQEMIREKCYLRFPTLPFIPKEPYDVIATDYDNFALVSGAKDKSFVQIYSRTPNPGPEFIEKYKNYLASFGYDPSKIKDTPQDCEVKTTSQLSAMMSMSGMQQALNNQFPDLELRRPVQFNPFTSVFETLKKLAELYFK